One Phaseolus vulgaris cultivar G19833 chromosome 4, P. vulgaris v2.0, whole genome shotgun sequence DNA window includes the following coding sequences:
- the LOC137836900 gene encoding zinc-finger homeodomain protein 9, with protein MEIITPTPPPTTVTATNAAAKSPELDIETPTRIHQAAGNSNPSPKPVSFSNGVLKRHHANHRAAAVVVYKECLKNHVASLGGHALDGCGEFMPSPAATPDDPSSIKCAACGCHRNFHRREPEEPPISPATHHVLEYQPHHRHHPPPPPPHRSPNSSSPPPISSYPSAPHMLLALSSGGGLSVAPENTAAPAMAHHSRKRFRTKFSQEQKEKMHEFADKVGWKMQKRDENMVMEFCNEIGVDRGVLKVWMHNNKNTLAKKDNLNGNSAIVSANGINHVANVNKATVIRSNVNGLEHEHGAGINGNTNNDHDHDHNHNLSSSHDVNEYENDSGTNGGGTNGSSSS; from the coding sequence ATGGAGATAATAACACCAACGCCGCCGCCAACAACCGTCACTGCGACAAACGCAGCCGCCAAATCGCCGGAACTCGACATCGAGACTCCGACCCGGATCCACCAAGCCGCCGGAAACTCGAACCCGAGTCCAAAGCCGGTGTCTTTCTCCAACGGGGTCTTGAAGCGCCACCATGCAAACCACCGCGCCGCCGCCGTGGTGGTTTACAAGGAATGCTTGAAGAACCACGTGGCCAGCTTAGGCGGCCACGCCCTCGACGGCTGCGGCGAGTTCATGCCGTCGCCGGCGGCCACCCCCGACGACCCCAGCTCCATCAAATGCGCCGCCTGCGGCTGCCACCGTAACTTCCACCGCCGCGAGCCAGAGGAGCCGCCAATTTCTCCGGCGACGCATCATGTCCTGGAGTACCAGCCCCACCACCGCCACCACCCTCCTCCGCCTCCGCCTCACCGGAGTCCGAACTCCTCCTCTCCGCCGCCGATCTCCTCCTACCCCTCCGCACCCCACATGCTCCTCGCCCTCTCCAGCGGCGGCGGCCTCTCCGTGGCGCCGGAAAACACCGCCGCTCCGGCCATGGCGCATCACTCCCGGAAGCGCTTCCGCACGAAATTCAGCCAGGAGCAGAAGGAGAAGATGCACGAGTTCGCCGACAAAGTGGGGTGGAAGATGCAGAAGCGCGACGAAAACATGGTTATGGAGTTTTGCAACGAGATTGGTGTGGACAGGGGAGTCCTCAAAGTGTGGATGCATAACAACAAGAACACCTTGGCCAAAAAAGACAACCTTAATGGCAACTCTGCTATTGTCTCTGCTAACGGGATCAACCATGTCGCCAATGTAAACAAAGCTACCGTCATCAGAAGCAACGTTAATGGCCTCGAACACGAGCACGGTGCTGGAATCAACGGCAACACCAACAACGACCACGACCACGACCACAACCACAACCTCAGTTCTTCTCATGATGTGAACGAGTACGAGAATGACAGTGGAACAAACGGTGGTGGAACAAAtggctcttcttcttcttaa